A single region of the Plantactinospora soyae genome encodes:
- a CDS encoding DUF4383 domain-containing protein, whose amino-acid sequence MGHNPVNHPARPIYRAIGGLTGVYLVLFGVLGIVETSGGEFFAQDETAVLGQGTNLGNSVISAVLGVIILAVALIGRNVDAAVNKVLGYALMAFGLAGLAVLRTDANYLNFTIATTIVLMIIGQVLLVAGMYGKVGSEDDAKAFESARLVS is encoded by the coding sequence ATGGGCCACAATCCCGTCAACCACCCCGCGCGGCCGATCTACCGGGCGATCGGCGGCCTGACCGGCGTCTACCTGGTGCTCTTCGGCGTGCTCGGCATCGTCGAGACCAGCGGCGGCGAGTTCTTCGCCCAGGACGAGACCGCGGTGCTCGGTCAGGGCACCAATCTCGGCAACTCGGTGATCTCGGCCGTGCTCGGCGTGATCATCCTGGCTGTGGCCCTGATCGGCCGGAACGTCGACGCGGCAGTCAACAAGGTGCTCGGGTACGCCCTGATGGCGTTCGGCCTGGCCGGTCTCGCGGTGTTGCGTACCGACGCCAACTACCTCAACTTCACCATCGCCACGACGATCGTGCTCATGATCATCGGTCAGGTGCTGCTGGTGGCCGGGATGTACGGCAAGGTCGGCTCCGAAGACGACGCCAAGGCCTTCGAGAGCGCGCGTCTGGTGTCCTGA
- a CDS encoding DUF4383 domain-containing protein yields the protein MAHIPVNHPARPVYRVIAGLIALYILIFGIFGLFETADDDLFSRNSHWVLGLRTNLAFALVSVVFGIIVLFGAIHRGNLGHLMNLTAGVVFLVVGLVMLSVLQTEANILNFSISTVVVSMLFGLLFLATGLYDKVGPPEHAEEEAEWRRSSSARPGR from the coding sequence ATGGCGCATATCCCGGTCAATCACCCGGCGCGGCCGGTCTACCGGGTCATCGCCGGGCTCATCGCGCTCTACATCCTGATCTTCGGCATCTTCGGCCTGTTCGAGACCGCCGACGACGACCTGTTCAGCCGGAACAGTCACTGGGTGCTGGGGCTGCGGACCAACCTGGCCTTCGCGCTGGTCTCCGTGGTCTTCGGGATCATCGTCCTCTTCGGGGCGATACACCGGGGCAACCTCGGGCACCTGATGAACCTGACCGCCGGGGTGGTCTTCCTGGTCGTCGGACTGGTGATGCTGTCCGTGTTGCAGACCGAGGCCAACATCCTCAACTTCTCGATCTCGACCGTCGTCGTGTCGATGCTGTTCGGCCTGCTGTTCCTGGCCACCGGCCTGTACGACAAGGTGGGTCCGCCGGAGCACGCCGAGGAGGAGGCCGAGTGGCGGCGTAGTTCGTCCGCCCGACCCGGCCGCTGA
- a CDS encoding TetR/AcrR family transcriptional regulator — translation MSAAQRREQLIAIGRQAFAERGFDAASIEDVAARAKVSKPVVYEHFGGKEGLYAVVVDREVRALLDRVATALTAGHPRELLEQAALALLDYIEEETDGFRVLVRESPVLSATGNFSSVMNDVAHQVEHILGAEFKSRGYDPKLAELYSQSLVGMVALSGRWWLEVRKPRKETVAAHLVNLAWNGLSHLEAKPTLLTRRAR, via the coding sequence ATGTCCGCCGCACAGCGACGCGAACAACTCATCGCCATCGGCCGGCAGGCCTTTGCCGAGCGCGGATTCGACGCGGCCTCGATCGAGGACGTCGCGGCCCGCGCCAAGGTCTCCAAGCCGGTCGTCTACGAGCACTTCGGTGGCAAGGAGGGCCTCTACGCGGTCGTCGTCGACCGGGAGGTACGGGCCCTGCTCGACCGGGTCGCCACCGCACTGACCGCCGGGCATCCCCGCGAGCTGTTGGAGCAGGCGGCACTGGCCCTGCTCGACTACATCGAAGAGGAGACCGACGGCTTCCGGGTACTGGTCCGGGAGTCACCGGTGCTCTCCGCGACCGGCAACTTCAGCAGCGTGATGAACGACGTGGCGCACCAGGTGGAGCACATCCTGGGGGCCGAGTTCAAGAGCCGGGGGTACGACCCGAAGCTCGCGGAACTCTATTCGCAGTCGCTGGTCGGCATGGTGGCGCTGAGCGGGCGCTGGTGGCTGGAGGTGCGCAAGCCGCGCAAGGAGACCGTGGCCGCGCACCTGGTCAACCTGGCCTGGAACGGCCTGTCCCACCTGGAGGCCAAGCCCACCCTGCTCACCCGCCGGGCCCGCTGA
- a CDS encoding acyl-CoA desaturase, protein MSSVLLEPPASGAKSGPKPLTVGVQPKGILIALWAFVTVPFLALLIAVPVAWGGWLSWTDIAIASVWYVVAGVGITAGFHRYFTHGSFKAKRWLRVTLAVAGSLAIQGDITQWVADHRRHHAFSDLEGDPHSPWRFGNSVWGLTKGLFHAHVGWLFHRELSNRERFAPDLLADKDIRRVTALFPVLVVVSLLGPAAIGGLVTWSWQGALTAFFWAGLVRVSLLHHITWSINSVCHVYGERPFEVRQGDKATNFWPLAILSFGESWHNLHHADPTCARHGVLRGQVDITARTIWVFEKVGAAYDVRWPKPERISAKLLKTTPSQ, encoded by the coding sequence ATGTCCTCCGTCCTGCTCGAACCACCGGCCTCCGGCGCGAAGAGTGGACCCAAGCCGCTCACCGTCGGCGTCCAGCCCAAGGGCATCCTGATCGCGCTCTGGGCCTTCGTGACCGTCCCCTTCCTCGCCCTGCTCATCGCCGTACCGGTGGCCTGGGGTGGCTGGCTGAGCTGGACAGACATCGCGATCGCCAGCGTCTGGTACGTGGTGGCCGGGGTCGGCATCACCGCCGGGTTCCACCGCTACTTCACGCACGGGTCGTTCAAGGCGAAGCGCTGGCTGCGGGTGACCCTGGCGGTCGCCGGCTCCCTGGCGATCCAGGGTGACATCACCCAGTGGGTCGCCGACCACCGTCGTCACCACGCCTTCTCCGACCTCGAGGGCGACCCACACTCGCCATGGCGGTTCGGCAACAGCGTGTGGGGACTGACCAAGGGCCTGTTCCACGCGCACGTCGGCTGGCTGTTCCACCGGGAGCTGTCCAACCGCGAGCGGTTCGCCCCGGACCTGTTGGCGGACAAGGACATCCGGCGGGTGACCGCGCTCTTCCCGGTCCTGGTAGTGGTCTCACTGCTCGGTCCGGCGGCGATCGGCGGCCTGGTCACCTGGTCCTGGCAGGGCGCGCTGACCGCGTTCTTCTGGGCCGGCCTGGTCCGGGTGTCGCTGCTGCACCACATCACCTGGTCGATCAACTCGGTCTGTCACGTCTACGGTGAGCGTCCGTTCGAGGTGCGCCAGGGTGACAAGGCGACGAACTTCTGGCCGCTGGCCATCCTGTCCTTCGGGGAGAGTTGGCACAATCTGCACCACGCCGACCCGACCTGTGCCCGGCACGGGGTGCTGCGGGGTCAGGTGGACATCACGGCCCGGACGATCTGGGTGTTCGAGAAGGTCGGTGCGGCCTACGACGTACGGTGGCCGAAGCCGGAGCGGATCAGCGCGAAACTACTCAAAACAACACCCTCGCAGTGA
- the glmU gene encoding bifunctional UDP-N-acetylglucosamine diphosphorylase/glucosamine-1-phosphate N-acetyltransferase GlmU, with protein sequence MSQPRLRTVVVLAAGEGKRMKSAIPKVLHPILGRTLLGHVLAAAAPLAAERTLVVVGHGADRVSAHLAEVAASAEPVLQAEQHGTGHAVRIALDSAPDATGTVVVLNGDVPLLRPETVTALVAAHEAAGAAATVLAAEVADPAGLGRIVRSGNGGLEQIVEERDANPAQRAIREINAGIYAFDAALLRDALSKLSTDNDQGEEYLTDVFGLLVATGETVAVHVAPDATETLGCNDRVELAALRRLLRDRINEGWMRTGVTLLDPATTWIDVTVTLDRDAIVDQNTQLRGATTVGSGATVGPDTTLIDTTVAADATVLRAHAVGAAIGAGASVGPYAYLRPEAVLRDRAKIGTFVEVKKSEIGEGAKVPHLSYVGDATIGAQANIGAATIFVNYDGVNKHHTTIGEAAFIGCDTNLVAPVEVGAGAYVAAGSAITADVPPGALGVTRAEQRNIEGWVARRRPGTKSAAAAERAGRTATGASEGEAIHGAPDAGGRGPASGDTATE encoded by the coding sequence GTGTCCCAGCCCCGCCTCCGTACCGTCGTCGTCCTCGCCGCCGGTGAGGGCAAGCGGATGAAGTCGGCGATACCCAAGGTGCTGCACCCGATCCTCGGCCGTACCCTGCTGGGCCATGTCCTGGCGGCGGCCGCGCCGCTGGCGGCGGAGCGCACCCTGGTCGTGGTCGGCCACGGCGCGGACCGGGTGTCCGCCCACCTCGCCGAGGTCGCTGCCTCGGCCGAGCCGGTGCTCCAGGCCGAGCAGCACGGCACCGGACATGCGGTCCGGATCGCGCTGGACAGCGCGCCGGACGCGACCGGCACCGTGGTGGTACTCAACGGCGACGTGCCGCTGCTCCGGCCGGAGACGGTCACCGCGCTGGTGGCCGCGCACGAGGCGGCGGGCGCCGCGGCCACGGTGCTGGCGGCCGAGGTAGCCGACCCGGCCGGCCTCGGCCGGATCGTCCGCAGCGGCAACGGTGGGCTGGAGCAGATCGTCGAGGAGCGGGACGCGAACCCCGCCCAGCGCGCGATCCGGGAGATCAACGCCGGCATCTACGCCTTTGACGCGGCACTGCTCCGGGACGCGCTGAGCAAGCTCTCTACCGACAACGACCAGGGTGAGGAGTACCTCACCGACGTCTTCGGCCTGCTCGTGGCGACCGGCGAGACGGTTGCCGTGCACGTCGCCCCGGACGCGACCGAGACCCTCGGCTGCAACGACCGCGTCGAACTGGCCGCGCTGCGCCGGTTGCTCCGTGACCGGATCAACGAGGGCTGGATGCGGACCGGCGTCACCCTGCTCGACCCGGCGACGACCTGGATCGACGTCACGGTCACCCTGGACCGGGACGCGATCGTCGACCAGAACACCCAGTTGCGCGGGGCCACCACGGTCGGCTCGGGCGCGACGGTCGGACCGGACACCACCCTGATCGACACGACGGTCGCGGCCGACGCCACCGTACTGCGGGCGCACGCGGTCGGCGCCGCCATCGGCGCGGGGGCGAGCGTCGGGCCGTACGCGTACCTGCGGCCGGAGGCGGTGCTGCGGGACAGGGCGAAGATCGGCACCTTTGTCGAGGTCAAGAAGTCCGAGATCGGCGAGGGCGCGAAGGTGCCCCACCTCAGCTACGTGGGCGACGCCACCATCGGCGCCCAGGCCAACATCGGGGCGGCGACGATCTTCGTCAACTACGACGGCGTGAACAAGCACCACACCACGATCGGGGAGGCGGCCTTCATCGGCTGCGACACCAACCTGGTCGCACCGGTCGAGGTGGGCGCGGGCGCCTACGTCGCGGCCGGCAGCGCCATCACCGCGGACGTACCGCCGGGAGCGCTCGGCGTCACCCGGGCGGAGCAGCGCAACATCGAGGGCTGGGTGGCACGCCGCCGGCCCGGTACGAAGTCGGCGGCGGCTGCGGAGCGTGCCGGACGGACGGCTACCGGCGCAAGCGAAGGTGAGGCAATCCACGGGGCGCCCGATGCGGGTGGCCGTGGCCCGGCCTCGGGGGATACTGCAACCGAATAG
- a CDS encoding ribose-phosphate diphosphokinase → MGSIVAENRKSLMLFSGSGFPELAKEIGEVLGVAPTPSDSYQFANGEIFVRFNESVRGSDAFVVQSVTHGVNKWVMETLIMVDALKRGSAKRITVVLPFYPYSRQDKKHRGREPISARLVADLLKTAGANRILTVDLHTAQIQGFFDGPVDHLFAMDILAEYVQRKYAGRPMTVVAPDSGRVRVAERWTDRLGGCPLAFIHKTRDPLKPNQVVANRVVGDVEGRVCLIVDDMIDTGGTICKAAEILHESKAADVVVASTHALLSDPATERLKNSRISEVVVTNTLPLPPEKQLDKLTVLSIAPLLARAIREVFDDGSVTTLFGGLS, encoded by the coding sequence ATGGGCAGCATCGTCGCCGAAAATCGCAAGAGCCTGATGCTCTTCTCCGGAAGCGGATTTCCGGAGCTGGCAAAGGAAATCGGTGAGGTGCTCGGGGTGGCGCCGACACCGTCCGACTCGTACCAGTTCGCCAACGGAGAGATCTTCGTCCGCTTCAATGAATCGGTGCGTGGTTCGGACGCCTTCGTGGTGCAGTCCGTCACGCACGGTGTGAACAAGTGGGTCATGGAGACCCTTATCATGGTCGACGCGCTCAAGCGCGGCTCGGCCAAGCGGATCACCGTCGTCCTGCCGTTCTATCCGTACTCCCGGCAGGACAAGAAGCACCGGGGTCGGGAGCCGATCTCGGCCCGGCTGGTGGCCGACCTGCTCAAGACGGCGGGCGCCAACCGGATCCTCACCGTCGACCTGCACACCGCGCAGATCCAGGGCTTCTTCGACGGGCCGGTGGACCACCTGTTCGCGATGGACATCCTGGCCGAGTACGTCCAGCGCAAGTACGCCGGCCGGCCAATGACGGTGGTGGCGCCGGATTCCGGTCGGGTCCGGGTGGCGGAGCGCTGGACGGACCGGCTCGGCGGCTGTCCGCTGGCCTTCATCCACAAGACCCGGGACCCGTTGAAGCCGAACCAGGTGGTCGCGAACCGGGTCGTCGGAGACGTCGAGGGTCGGGTCTGCCTGATCGTCGACGACATGATCGACACGGGTGGCACCATCTGCAAGGCGGCCGAGATCCTGCACGAGTCGAAGGCCGCGGACGTCGTGGTCGCGTCGACCCACGCCCTGCTCTCCGACCCGGCCACCGAGCGGCTGAAGAACAGCCGGATCAGCGAGGTGGTGGTGACCAACACCCTGCCGCTGCCGCCGGAGAAGCAGCTCGACAAGCTCACCGTGCTGTCGATCGCGCCGCTGCTGGCCAGGGCGATCCGCGAGGTGTTCGACGACGGTTCCGTGACCACCCTGTTCGGCGGGCTGAGCTAG
- a CDS encoding 50S ribosomal protein L25/general stress protein Ctc, producing the protein MSEVKISAEPRTEFGKGGARRTRRAGKVPAVLYGHGEKPKHIALPAREFAAAIRHGGANQLFVIEVSDGTQALALPKAIQRDPIKDTFEHIDLLLVRRGEKVTVDVPVHLTGEAARDTLVMHEQNTLSVSADATRLPESLEVSIEGLEVGSQVTAADVRLPEGVELVADPEQLLALVTQAPSAEQMAAEGEGEPTEAEEEEAGAEGPGAEAEQAEGEAVPAQASNES; encoded by the coding sequence GTGTCCGAGGTAAAGATCAGCGCCGAGCCCCGCACCGAGTTCGGCAAGGGTGGTGCCCGTCGTACCCGCCGGGCCGGTAAGGTGCCTGCCGTGCTGTATGGGCACGGCGAGAAGCCCAAGCACATCGCGCTGCCCGCGCGCGAGTTCGCCGCCGCCATTCGGCACGGTGGCGCCAACCAGTTGTTCGTGATCGAGGTCAGTGACGGCACCCAGGCGCTCGCGCTGCCGAAGGCCATCCAGCGTGATCCGATCAAGGACACCTTCGAGCACATCGACCTGCTGCTGGTCCGACGGGGCGAGAAGGTCACCGTCGACGTGCCGGTGCACCTCACCGGCGAGGCGGCCCGCGACACCCTGGTCATGCACGAGCAGAACACGCTCTCGGTGAGCGCGGACGCCACCCGGCTGCCGGAGAGCCTCGAGGTCTCGATCGAGGGCCTCGAGGTCGGCTCGCAGGTGACCGCGGCGGACGTACGGCTGCCGGAGGGCGTCGAGCTGGTCGCCGACCCGGAGCAGCTTCTCGCGCTCGTCACCCAGGCACCCTCGGCCGAGCAGATGGCCGCGGAGGGCGAGGGCGAGCCGACCGAGGCCGAGGAAGAGGAAGCCGGTGCCGAGGGCCCCGGCGCCGAGGCAGAGCAGGCGGAGGGCGAGGCCGTACCGGCCCAGGCTTCCAACGAGTCCTGA
- the pth gene encoding aminoacyl-tRNA hydrolase, translating to MAEELQPWLLVGLGNPGKEYARNRHNVGFMVAELVAERIGAKFGRHRRAHAEVAEGRLGFGGPKLVLAKPLTYMNLSGGPVAALAQFYKVPVGQVIAVHDELDIPYGQLRMKCGGGEGGHNGLRSMSKSLGSKDYVRVRFGIGRPPGRQDPADYVLSDFSAVERKELEFLVDRSADVVEAVVTRGLEWAQNAYHGG from the coding sequence GTGGCGGAAGAGCTTCAGCCGTGGCTGCTGGTCGGACTCGGCAACCCCGGCAAGGAGTACGCCAGGAACCGGCACAACGTCGGGTTCATGGTGGCCGAGTTGGTCGCCGAGCGGATCGGTGCCAAGTTCGGCCGGCATCGCCGTGCCCACGCCGAGGTCGCCGAGGGGCGGCTCGGCTTCGGTGGGCCGAAGCTGGTGCTGGCCAAGCCGCTGACGTACATGAACCTGTCGGGTGGGCCGGTGGCGGCGCTGGCGCAGTTCTACAAGGTGCCGGTCGGTCAGGTGATCGCCGTACACGACGAGTTGGACATTCCGTACGGGCAGCTCCGGATGAAGTGCGGTGGCGGCGAGGGCGGCCACAACGGGCTGCGGTCGATGTCCAAGTCGTTGGGCAGCAAGGACTACGTGCGGGTTCGGTTCGGCATCGGGCGGCCACCGGGGCGGCAGGACCCGGCCGACTACGTACTCTCCGATTTCTCGGCGGTGGAGCGCAAGGAGCTGGAGTTCCTGGTGGACCGGTCGGCCGACGTGGTGGAGGCGGTCGTCACCCGGGGCCTGGAGTGGGCGCAGAACGCGTACCACGGCGGCTGA
- a CDS encoding inositol monophosphatase family protein: protein MAAPPVIDGAFARWLASRAGQALLELRAELGHADPGALKAAGDKVSHELLRSELARWRPADAVLSEEDEGSRLAWAAGAEPEVAPRLRADRVWIIDPLDGTREFSEEGRTDWAVHVALWARRSGAPHGLVGGAIGLPAQHRVLGTDQPPAYPPMTLPAATGGAGAPDPVGPGRKIRLAASRSRPPVFLAELADELGAELVPMGSAGAKIAAVITGEVDGYVHAGGQYEWDSAAPVAVATATGLFASRIDGSALRYNQADPRLPDLVVCRKDLAPRLLAALQHHLRVP from the coding sequence ATGGCCGCGCCACCGGTGATCGACGGAGCCTTCGCCCGCTGGCTGGCCAGCCGCGCCGGCCAGGCCCTGCTGGAGCTGCGCGCGGAGCTGGGGCACGCGGATCCGGGTGCGCTGAAGGCGGCCGGGGACAAGGTGTCGCACGAGCTTCTCCGCTCCGAACTGGCCCGCTGGCGGCCGGCCGACGCGGTGCTGTCGGAGGAGGACGAGGGCTCCCGGCTGGCCTGGGCCGCCGGTGCCGAGCCGGAGGTGGCGCCACGGCTGCGTGCCGACCGGGTCTGGATCATCGATCCGCTGGACGGCACCCGGGAGTTCTCCGAGGAGGGCCGGACGGACTGGGCGGTGCACGTCGCGCTCTGGGCCCGGCGGTCGGGCGCCCCGCACGGGCTGGTCGGTGGGGCGATCGGGCTGCCCGCGCAGCACCGGGTGCTCGGCACGGACCAGCCGCCGGCGTACCCGCCGATGACGTTGCCGGCGGCGACCGGCGGTGCCGGGGCGCCGGACCCGGTGGGGCCGGGCCGGAAGATCCGGCTCGCGGCGAGCCGCAGCCGTCCGCCGGTCTTCCTCGCCGAACTGGCCGACGAACTCGGCGCCGAGTTGGTGCCGATGGGTTCGGCCGGCGCGAAGATCGCCGCGGTGATAACCGGCGAGGTCGACGGGTACGTGCACGCCGGCGGCCAGTACGAGTGGGACTCGGCCGCGCCGGTCGCTGTGGCGACGGCCACCGGACTTTTCGCTTCCCGAATCGACGGATCCGCGCTGAGATACAACCAGGCCGATCCTCGGCTGCCCGATCTCGTGGTGTGCCGTAAGGATCTTGCGCCCCGGTTGCTTGCAGCGTTGCAGCACCATCTCCGGGTACCCTAG
- the cysD gene encoding sulfate adenylyltransferase subunit CysD has protein sequence MRQPAAYRVSHLDALEAESVFVIREVVAELERPVLLFSGGKDSIVMLRLAEKAFAPARIPFPVMHVDTGHNFPEVLDYRDQRVTEMGLHLVVASVPEALESGLVQESADGMRNRIQTPVLLDAVEKYRFDALFGGARRDEEKARAKERMFSFRDDFGQWDPKNQRPELWSLYNGRHHPGESIRVFPLSNWTELDVWHYIAREKLSLPSIYYAHQREVIERDGMLYAVNEFISPRGTETPFPAQVRYRTVGDASCTAAVRSEADTVEKVIEEVAATRITERGATRGDDRVSEAAMEDRKREGYF, from the coding sequence ATGCGCCAGCCTGCGGCGTACCGGGTGTCGCATCTGGACGCCCTCGAAGCCGAGAGCGTGTTCGTCATCCGCGAGGTGGTGGCCGAGTTGGAGCGGCCGGTGCTGCTCTTCTCCGGCGGCAAGGACTCGATCGTCATGCTCCGGCTGGCCGAGAAGGCGTTCGCACCGGCCAGGATCCCGTTTCCGGTGATGCACGTCGACACCGGCCACAACTTTCCCGAGGTGCTCGACTACCGCGACCAGCGGGTCACCGAGATGGGCCTGCACCTGGTCGTCGCCAGCGTTCCGGAGGCACTCGAATCCGGGCTGGTCCAGGAGTCGGCCGACGGGATGCGCAACCGGATCCAGACCCCGGTGCTGCTCGACGCGGTGGAGAAGTACCGGTTCGACGCGCTGTTCGGCGGCGCCCGCCGGGACGAGGAGAAGGCCCGGGCCAAGGAGCGGATGTTCAGCTTCCGGGACGACTTCGGGCAGTGGGATCCGAAGAACCAGCGCCCCGAACTCTGGTCGCTGTACAACGGCCGGCACCATCCCGGAGAGTCGATCCGGGTCTTCCCGCTCTCCAACTGGACCGAGCTCGACGTCTGGCACTACATCGCCCGGGAGAAGCTGTCGCTGCCGTCGATCTACTACGCGCACCAGCGCGAGGTGATCGAGCGCGACGGCATGCTGTACGCGGTCAACGAGTTCATTTCCCCGCGCGGCACCGAGACACCCTTCCCCGCCCAGGTCCGGTACCGCACCGTCGGCGACGCCTCCTGCACCGCCGCGGTCCGCTCCGAGGCGGACACGGTGGAGAAGGTGATCGAGGAGGTCGCCGCGACCCGGATCACCGAACGCGGCGCCACCCGGGGCGACGACCGGGTCAGCGAGGCGGCCATGGAAGACCGCAAACGGGAAGGCTACTTCTGA
- the cysN gene encoding sulfate adenylyltransferase subunit CysN, whose product MTATAIPTETRGMDLLRFATAGSVDDGKSTLIGRLLYDTKSLFTDQLEAVEAVSQARGDEYTNLALLTDGLRAEREQGITIDVAYRYFATPRRKFIIADTPGHTQYTRNMVTGASTADLALILVDARKGLVEQSRRHAFLCSLLRVPHLVLCVNKMDLVDWSQEVFERIADEFTAFAAKLEAPDLTVVPISALRGDNIVSRSENTPWYEGPSLLHHLEHVHIASDRNLVDVRFPVQYVIRPQSTTVTDYRGYAGQVASGVLKPGDEVMVLPSGFTSRIAGIETADGPVEQAFPPMSVTVRLADEIDISRGDLICRPSNAPAVAQDIEAMICWMDETRPLRVGGKYAIKHTTRSARAVIRSLRYRLDVNSLHRDESAAELNLNEIGRVRLRTTVPLLADEYRRNRTTGGFIIIDETTNRTVGAGMIVETG is encoded by the coding sequence ATGACGGCCACCGCGATCCCCACCGAGACCCGGGGCATGGACCTGCTCCGGTTCGCCACCGCCGGCAGCGTCGACGACGGCAAGTCCACCCTGATCGGCCGGCTGCTCTACGACACCAAGTCGCTCTTCACCGACCAGCTCGAAGCGGTCGAGGCGGTCAGCCAGGCCCGGGGCGACGAGTACACCAACCTGGCGCTGCTCACCGACGGCCTGCGGGCCGAGCGGGAACAGGGCATCACCATCGACGTCGCCTACCGGTACTTCGCCACCCCCCGGCGGAAGTTCATCATCGCCGACACCCCCGGGCACACCCAGTACACCCGGAACATGGTCACCGGAGCGTCCACCGCCGACCTGGCGCTGATCCTCGTCGACGCCCGGAAGGGCCTGGTCGAGCAGTCCCGCCGGCACGCCTTCCTCTGCTCCCTGCTCCGGGTGCCGCACCTGGTGCTCTGCGTCAACAAGATGGACCTGGTCGACTGGTCCCAGGAGGTCTTCGAGCGGATCGCCGACGAGTTCACCGCGTTCGCCGCCAAGCTGGAGGCGCCGGACCTGACCGTGGTGCCGATCTCGGCGCTGCGCGGCGACAACATCGTCAGCCGCTCCGAGAACACCCCCTGGTACGAGGGCCCGTCGCTGCTGCACCACCTCGAACACGTACACATCGCCTCGGACCGGAACCTGGTCGACGTACGGTTCCCGGTGCAGTACGTGATCCGTCCCCAGTCGACCACGGTCACCGACTATCGGGGGTACGCCGGACAGGTCGCCTCCGGCGTACTCAAGCCGGGCGACGAGGTGATGGTGCTGCCCTCCGGGTTCACCAGCCGGATCGCCGGGATCGAGACCGCCGACGGCCCGGTCGAGCAGGCGTTCCCGCCGATGTCGGTGACCGTCCGGCTGGCCGACGAGATCGACATCTCCCGGGGTGACCTGATCTGCCGTCCGAGCAACGCCCCGGCGGTGGCCCAGGACATCGAGGCGATGATCTGCTGGATGGACGAGACCCGGCCGTTGCGGGTCGGCGGCAAGTACGCCATCAAGCACACCACCCGGTCCGCGCGGGCGGTCATCCGCAGTCTCCGGTACCGGCTCGACGTCAACTCGCTGCACCGCGACGAGTCGGCCGCCGAGCTGAACCTCAACGAGATCGGCCGGGTACGCCTGCGTACCACCGTGCCGTTGCTCGCCGACGAGTACCGCCGGAACCGTACGACCGGCGGGTTCATCATCATCGACGAGACGACGAATCGTACGGTCGGCGCCGGCATGATCGTCGAGACCGGCTGA
- a CDS encoding arylamine N-acetyltransferase family protein, producing the protein MIKPAAQADLWRPPALDDAVVTAYLDRLGLDSAAERADPPSVAQLHRLHAAHVERVPYETVWIALGETRGMDPVEAAGYLVAGRGGYCYQLNGAFSALLSTLGYRVSWHRAGVQGQADDPAGDNGNHLALTTVVDGRAWWLDTGLGDGPLDPVPLVAGAFGPDDRFRLRPSDAVPNGWRFDHEPGGAFVGMDFPTTATGPAALVEKNIEISTSPTSGMVRVVTVQHRTPAGVRIIRGRMLTERPVAGSATVQELSGYAHWRDVLREVFRLPLDDVPDGRLRAVWQRIEADHAAWQRNDAS; encoded by the coding sequence GTGATCAAGCCAGCAGCGCAAGCGGATCTGTGGCGGCCACCGGCGCTCGACGACGCGGTCGTCACCGCGTACCTGGATCGGCTGGGTCTCGACTCGGCGGCCGAGCGGGCCGACCCGCCCTCGGTGGCGCAGCTGCACCGCCTGCACGCGGCGCATGTCGAGCGGGTGCCGTACGAGACCGTCTGGATCGCCCTGGGTGAAACGCGGGGGATGGACCCGGTCGAGGCGGCCGGTTACCTCGTGGCCGGGCGGGGTGGCTACTGCTACCAGCTCAACGGGGCCTTCTCGGCGTTGCTGAGCACGCTTGGCTACCGGGTCAGCTGGCATCGGGCCGGCGTGCAGGGCCAGGCCGACGACCCGGCGGGGGACAACGGCAACCATCTCGCGCTGACCACGGTCGTCGACGGCCGGGCCTGGTGGTTGGACACCGGCCTGGGCGACGGCCCGCTCGACCCGGTGCCGCTGGTGGCCGGCGCGTTCGGCCCCGACGACCGGTTCCGGTTACGACCGTCGGACGCCGTGCCGAACGGCTGGCGGTTCGACCACGAGCCCGGTGGCGCGTTCGTCGGGATGGATTTCCCCACCACGGCGACCGGGCCGGCCGCGCTGGTGGAGAAGAACATCGAGATCTCGACCTCGCCGACCTCCGGAATGGTTCGGGTGGTGACGGTGCAGCACCGGACCCCGGCCGGCGTCCGGATCATCCGTGGTCGGATGCTGACCGAGCGGCCGGTAGCCGGGTCCGCGACGGTCCAGGAGCTGTCCGGGTACGCGCACTGGCGGGACGTGCTGCGGGAGGTGTTCCGGCTACCGCTCGACGACGTACCGGACGGGCGGCTGCGGGCTGTGTGGCAACGGATCGAGGCGGACCACGCCGCATGGCAGCGAAACGACGCCTCCTGA